The Elaeis guineensis isolate ETL-2024a chromosome 13, EG11, whole genome shotgun sequence genome includes a region encoding these proteins:
- the LOC105056664 gene encoding proteasome subunit alpha type-5 — protein MFLTRTEYDRGVNTFSPEGRLFQVEYAIEAIKLGSTAIGLKTKEGVVLAVEKRVTSPLLEPSSVEKIMEIDEQIGCAMSGLIADARTLVEHARVETQNHRFSYGEPMTVESTTQALCDLALRFGEGDEESMSRPFGVSLLIAGHDENGPSLYYTDPSGTFWQCNAKAIGSGSEGADSSLQEQYNKDLTLQEAETIALSILKQVMEEKVTPNNVDIARVAPTYHLYSPSEVESVITRL, from the exons ATGTTCCTCACCAG GACTGAGTACGACCGAGGGGTCAACACTTTCTCGCCGGAGGGAAGGTTATTCCAGGTCGAGTACGCCATCGAGGCTATCAAG TTGGGGTCGACGGCGATTGGATTGAAGACGAAGGAAGGCGTGGTGCTTGCGGTCGAGAAGCGGGTGACTTCCCCCCTGCTG GAGCCGAGCAGTGTGGAGAAAATTATGGAGATTGATGAGCAGATAGGTTGTGCAATGAGTGGGTTGATTGCTGATGCACGGACTCTTGTTGAGCATGCTCGTGTTGAAACTCAG AATCACAGGTTTTCTTATGGTGAGCCAATGACTGTTGAGTCGACCACACAAGCTCTTTGTGATCTTGCTCTTCGATTTGGTGAAGGAGATGAAGAATCCATG TCACGACCTTTTGGGGTGTCTCTTCTGATTGCTGGTCATGATGAAAACGGGCCCAGCCT CTACTACACAGATCCATCTGGCACGTTTTGGCAATGCAATGCAAAAGCAATAGGATCAGGTTCAGAAGGAGCGGACAGCTCTCTTCAGGAGCAATACAACAAG GACTTGACCCTTCAAGAGGCTGAAACCATAGCTCTCTCTATTTTGAAGCAAGTGATGGAAGAGAAG GTGACTCCAAACAACGTTGACATTGCCAGGGTTGCTCCAACTTATCATCTTTACTCCCCTTCTGAGGTCGAGTCTGTCATCACTCGCCTATAA
- the LOC105056665 gene encoding DNA repair protein RAD51 homolog, with protein sequence MAAQQQRHQKMAEEQQEIEDMQHGPFPIEQLQASGIAALDVKKLKDAGLCTVESVAYSPRKDLLHIKGISEAKVDKIIEAASKLVPLGFTSASQLHAQRLEIIQITSGSRELDKILEGGIETGSITEIYGEFRSGKTQLCHTLCVTCQLPLDQGGGEGKAMYIDAEGTFRPQRLLQIADRFGLNGADVLENVAYARAYNTDHQSRLLLEAASMMVETRFALMIVDSATALYRTDFSGRGELSARQMHLAKFLRSLQKLADEFGVAVVITNQVVAQVDGSAIFAGPQIKPIGGNIMAHASTTRLALRKGRGEERICKVISSPCLAEAEARFQISSDGVTDVKD encoded by the exons ATGGCGGCGCAGCAGCAGAGACACCAGAAAATGGCGGAGGAACAGCAAGAGATCGAAGACATGCAGCACGGTCCCTTCCCTATTGAACAGCTCCAG GCATCTGGGATAGCTGCCCTTGATGTAAAAAAGCTGAAGGATGCTGGCCTCTGTACTGTGGAATCTGTTGCATATTCACCAAGAAAAGATCTCTTGCATATTAAAGGGATTAGTGAGGCAAAAGTTGACAAGATCATTGAAGCAG CTTCAAAGCTGGTTCCCTTGGGCTTTACCAGTGCTAGCCAGCTTCATGCACAAAGGCTTGAAATCATTCAAATCACATCTGGCTCAAGAGAGCTTGACAAGATCTTGgagg GGGGCATTGAAACAGGGTCCATTACTGAAATATATGGTGAATTTCGCTCTGGAAAGACCCAGCTGTGCCACACTCTTTGTGTCACTTGTCAG CTCCCATTGGATCAAGGTGGTGGTGAAGGGAAGGCAATGTATATTGATGCAGAGGGCACCTTCAGGCCACAAAGACTCCTGCAGATTGCAGATAG GTTTGGATTGAATGGTGCTGATGTTCTAGAGAATGTAGCTTATGCTAGAGCATATAATACCGATCATCAATCAAGGCTATTGCTGGAAGCAGCTTCAATGATGGTGGAGACCAG GTTTGCTCTTATGATAGTGGACAGTGCTACAGCTCTTTACAGAACAGATTTTTCTGGAAGGGGAGAACTGTCAGCGAGGCAAATGCATCTTGCAAAGTTTTTGAGGAGCCTTCAGAAGCTGGCAGATGAG TTTGGTGTTGCTGTAGTTATCACCAATCAAGTTGTTGCTCAAGTTGATGGTTCTGCGATATTTGCTGGGCCTCAAATCAAGCCTATTGGTGGGAACATCATGGCACATGCTTCTACAACAAG GCTTGCTCTTCGCAAAGGAAGGGGAGAGGAGCGCATTTGTAAAGTAATTAGTTCACCATGTTTGGCTGAAGCGGAAGCCCGATTCCAGATTTCTTCTGATGGTGTTACGGATGTAAAGGATTGA